A portion of the Vespa velutina chromosome 5, iVesVel2.1, whole genome shotgun sequence genome contains these proteins:
- the LOC124949209 gene encoding latrophilin Cirl-like isoform X1 has protein sequence MECRKGRRKGLLGGLLLAWLLTSGRTVVARNIERYDTAYACEGKTLWIECGEGKLIHLIRANYGRFSITICNEHGNTDWSVNCMSPKTFRVLNNECNDQQNCSIVASTSQFGDPCPNTHKYLEAHYRCVSATTTTTTSRPSPPWFITSQPSVWSTAKPTVRPPSRITTPAIQQPPQPPPAPSTPALPITTPPSPTSTRSLDELDIIKEDQDSILPEKGVVANGAAIPPIAPETMQPTTTSTFAPWRTSRRPTVPSTYYPESSSNGQWYDYGRQACPPVIARNLSWNATRAGDVAVQSCPGGANGLARWRCLAKGDSAVWHRDTPDLSECRSVWLTSLENRVTDGDVILGISRELSQVTNNSRGLYGGDMMITTKIIKNMAEKMAQDIRTYQDPNQREVSVTELLQGVVRTGSNLLNEAQMASWKDLSHQEQMRVATSLLIGLEENAFLLADTLTQEKTITHDCRNILMEVRVLDTRNIGNDLEVFPNNILEGRWTASTAHVELTRGALLENSEAGIVRLVFMAFNRLEEILQPQAELPSVVTNDDSQSLPKRNTTRLLNSKIISASLGKGRHIQLSEPVRIYFRHLTLENVTNPTCVFWDYILSGWSEEGCQIRKSNDTHTVCECNHLTNFAVLMDVHAVRLDIAHQVALQIITYIGCIISVVCLVLAILTFQLFRGLKSDRTTIHKNLCVCLLIAEVLFVCGIGQTNQRIVCGIVAGLLHFFFLCAFAWMFLEGFQLYVMLIEVFEAEKSRLRWYYLVAYGAPLLVVAISCIIDPFSYGTDRYCWLRADNYFIFSFVGPVILVILANLVFLSMAIYMMCRHANTTVAMKSKEHSRLASASGKEENALPNKLQAHLAWLRGAIVLVFLLGLTWTFGLLYLNQESVVMAYIFTVLNSLQGLFIFVFHCVQNEKVRKEYRKFIRRHSWLPKCLRCSKTVTGSSGSSGTSGGGVGPGGNGGKEFASHNTSSNPSAPTTDSSGLSPHAASNYLVSGRSWAIVDRQPAVAVPSESSGTEAHIVATLPYARHAFLPSAPNIPKSATATWGHLNKNLMWKNISFKSYSRDSGHGGSEQEDSPRTHNTSTLGHSGRNRDRDRNRIIGSNDGSETMSGGRAATTTATTSVGTGRRAAMPYNHTYTEIVDGRNGGNGMHHQMHAHHGQHVHLPTHRGVGNVGGLTNEDDPVYEEIERGGAGGAVGEIQVSDMSDEDGRRQSDMSRQSSRSYGDHRPLIPYSPANDRNLLHYGQTMSDRVGNTHYDPTEYGPTVERTLNACWEKLRRQQARYELGELPRLPAGYGLPPQQDHTRTVAVLDGHTVVCHLQPQTDMYTGRGMPPPSYSEC, from the exons GTGTAACGACCAACAAAACTGCAGCATCGTTGCATCAACCTCGCAATTCGGTGATCCTTGTCCCAACACGCACAAATATCTTGAGGCACATTATCGTTGTGTCTCTG CGActacaacaacgacgacatcCCGACCGAGTCCTCCGTGGTTCATAACTTCGCAACCTAGCGTTTGGAGCACGGCTAAGCCAACCGTGAGACCTCCCTCGAGGATTACGACACCGGCGATTCAACAGCCACCGCAACCACCACCGGCACCATCTACACCAGCTTTGCCAATAACCACTCCACCAAG TCCAACCTCGACGAGGTCCCTCGACGAATTGGATATTATCAAAGAAGACCAAGATTCTATTCTTCCAGAGAAAGGTGTCGTAGCGAACGGAGCAGCGATTCCTCCTATCGCGCCTGAAACAATGCAGCCAACAACTACATCGACATTTGCTCCATGGAGAACAAGTCGAAGACCAACCG TACCCAGCACTTATTATCCAGAGTCCAGTTCGAACGGGCAATGGTACGATTACGGACGACAGGCCTGTCCACCGGTAATAGCACGAAATCTTTCATGGAACGCTACTCGAGCTGGAGATGTTGCCGTCCAAAGTTGTCCAGGTGGTGCCAATGGACTTGCTCGTTGGAGATGTCTTGCCAAAGGTGATTCTGCGGTCTGGCATCGAGACACTCCAGATTTGAGCGAATGTCGTTCTGTTTGGTTAACGTCCTTGGAAAATAGAGTAACTGATGGTGACGTCATTTTGGGGATCAGTCGAGAACTTTCACAAGTAACGAACAATAGCCGTGGTCTTTATGGTGGTGACATGATGATCACAACCAAGATCATAAAGAATATGGCCGAAAAGATGGCACAAGATATTAGGACCTATCAGGATCCCAATCAAAGAGAAGTCAGCGTTACGGAACTCTTGCAAGGTGTTGTAAGAACAGGCAGTAATCTTTTGAACGAAGCACAGATGGCTTCTTGGAAGGATCTCAGTCATCAGGAACAAATGAGAGTAGCGACCTCTTTGTTAATAGGTCTTGAAGAAAATGCATTTCTATTGGCTGATACTTTAACCCAAGAGAAAACGATCACTCATGATTGTAGGAATATAC TAATGGAAGTCCGCGTTTTGGATACACGCAATATCGGTAATGATCTCGAGGTCTTTCCAAATAATATCTTGGAGGGAAGATGGACAGCATCCACGGCACACGTCGAACTAACCAGAGGTGCTCTTTTGGAAAACAGCGAAGCTGGGATCGTTCGACTAGTCTTCATGGCCTTCAATAGACTCGAAGAAATTCTTCAACCGCAAGCTGAATTGCCGTCCGTCGTTACAAACGATGACTCGCAATCGTTGCCGAAAAGAAACACGACTAGGTTATTGAACAGTAAGATTATTTCTGCTTCATTAGGAAAAGGTCGACATATACAGTTATCGGAACCAGTAAGGATATACTTCAGGCATTTGACATTGGAAAACGTCACCAATCCTACTTGCGTCTTTTGGGATTATATTTTGAG tGGTTGGTCAGAAGAAGGCTGTCAAATAAGAAAGAGTAACGACACGCACACAGTATGCGAGTGCAATCACTTAACAAATTTCGCCGTTCTAATGGACGTTCATGCAGTTAGACTTGACATCGCTCATCAAGTCGCTTTACAAATCATCACATACATAGGCTGCATCATATCTGTCGTCTGTCTGGTGTTAGCGATACTTACCTTTCAATTGTTTCGTGGGCTCAAG TCGGACAGAACGACAATACACAAGAATCTATGCGTCTGCCTGTTAATAGCTGaagttttgtttgtttgtggTATCGGACAAACGAATCAAAGGATCGTCTGTGGTATTGTTGCTGGTTtattacacttttttttcctatgtGCGTTCGCCTGGATGTTCCTCGAAG GATTTCAATTGTATGTTATGCTGATCGAAGTTTTCGAAGCAGAAAAGTCTAGACTACGATGGTATTATCTTGTTGCTTATGGGGCACCGTTACTGGTAGTTGCGATATCCTGTATAATCGATCCATTCAGTTATGGCACCGATCGATACTGTTGGCTTCGAGCGGACAACTACTTCATCTTCAGCTTTGTGGGGCCCGTGATACTCGTAATCTTG GCGAATCTCGTATTCCTGTCGATGGCGATATACATGATGTGCCGACACGCAAATACGACGGTAGCCATGAAGAGTAAAGAACATTCTCGTCTAGCTAGCGCAAG tggaaaggaagagaatgcTCTTCCCAACAAATTGCAAGCGCACTT AGCTTGGTTACGCGGCGCCATCGTCCTAGTATTTCTACTAGGATTAACCTGGACTTTTGGACTCCTTTATTTGAATCAAGAATCAGTGGTAATGGCATACATCTTTACTGTACTCAACAGCCTTCAGGGTCTTTTCATCTTTGTATTCCACTGCGTTCAAAACGAAAAG GTAAGAAAGGAGTATAGAAAGTTCATCCGACGTCACTCGTGGCTACCAAAGTGCTTGAGATGTTCGAAGACGGTGACGGGAAGTTCCGGGTCATCCGGTACGAGCGGTGGTGGAGTTGGCCCTGGTGGAAACGGTGGAAAGGAATTTGCCTCGCACAACACATCCTCAAATCCTTCGGCTCCAACAACGGACAGCTCAGGACTATCGCCTCATGCCGCCTCTAAC TACTTGGTATCCGGTCGAAGCTGGGCGATAGTCGATAGGCAGCCGGCAGTCGCTGTGCCAAGTGAATCCTCTGGCACAGAGGCTCACATCGTGGCCACTCTGCCGTACGCCCGTCACGCATTCTTACCCTCAGCTCCTAATATCCCCAAATCTGCCACCGCCACTTGGGGCCACCTTAACAAAAACCTCATGTGGAAG aacatttcttttaaatcgtaCTCCCGGGACTCTGGACACGGTGGATCAGAACAAGAAGATTCACCGAGGACACATAACACTTCAACTTTGGGCCATTCAGGTCGCAATCGAGATCGAGATAGAAACCGCATCATCGGCTCGAACGATGGTAGCGAAACGATGAGCGGTGGAAGGGCAGCAACGACAACAGCAACTACTTCGGTGGGAACTGGACGACGAGCTGCCATGCCATATAATCATACTTACACAGAAATCGTCGATGGTAGAAACGGTGGAAATGGTATGCATCATCAGATGCATGCTCATCACGGCCAGCATGTACATCTTCCAACGCATCGCGGAGTTGGCAACGTTGGTGGTTTAACGAACGAAGATGATCCTGTTTACGAGGAAATTGAACGAGGTGGCGCCGGTGGAGCTGTTGGAGAGATCCAAGTGTCAGACATGTCTGACGAGGATGGTCGACGACAAAGCGACATGAGTAGACAATCTTCGAGAAGCTACGGTGATCATAGGCCATTGATTCCATATTCACCTGCTAACGATCGTAACCTGCTTCATTACGGGCAAACTATGAGCGATCGTGTTGGAAACACTCACTACGATCCAACGGAATATGGTCCAACCGTTGAAAGGACCTTAAATGCCTGCTGGGAGAAACTACGAAGGCAACAAGCGAGGTACGAGCTCGGTGAACTGCCACGACTCCCTGCAGGTTATGGACTACCACCTCAACAGGATCATACGAGAACCGTCGCTGTTCTCGACGGCCATACCGTCGTCTGCCATCTTCAACCCCAAACGGATATGTATACAGGACGCGGAATGCCACCGCCTTCCTACAGCGAGTGTTAG
- the LOC124949209 gene encoding latrophilin Cirl-like isoform X3 produces MECRKGRRKGLLGGLLLAWLLTSGRTVVARNIERYDTAYACEGKTLWIECGEGKLIHLIRANYGRFSITICNEHGNTDWSVNCMSPKTFRVLNNECNDQQNCSIVASTSQFGDPCPNTHKYLEAHYRCVSATTTTTTSRPSPPWFITSQPSVWSTAKPTVRPPSRITTPAIQQPPQPPPAPSTPALPITTPPSPTSTRSLDELDIIKEDQDSILPEKGVVANGAAIPPIAPETMQPTTTSTFAPWRTSRRPTVPSTYYPESSSNGQWYDYGRQACPPVIARNLSWNATRAGDVAVQSCPGGANGLARWRCLAKGDSAVWHRDTPDLSECRSVWLTSLENRVTDGDVILGISRELSQVTNNSRGLYGGDMMITTKIIKNMAEKMAQDIRTYQDPNQREVSVTELLQGVVRTGSNLLNEAQMASWKDLSHQEQMRVATSLLIGLEENAFLLADTLTQEKTITHDCRNILMEVRVLDTRNIGNDLEVFPNNILEGRWTASTAHVELTRGALLENSEAGIVRLVFMAFNRLEEILQPQAELPSVVTNDDSQSLPKRNTTRLLNSKIISASLGKGRHIQLSEPVRIYFRHLTLENVTNPTCVFWDYILSGWSEEGCQIRKSNDTHTVCECNHLTNFAVLMDVHAVRLDIAHQVALQIITYIGCIISVVCLVLAILTFQLFRGLKSDRTTIHKNLCVCLLIAEVLFVCGIGQTNQRIVCGIVAGLLHFFFLCAFAWMFLEGFQLYVMLIEVFEAEKSRLRWYYLVAYGAPLLVVAISCIIDPFSYGTDRYCWLRADNYFIFSFVGPVILVILANLVFLSMAIYMMCRHANTTVAMKSKEHSRLASARAWLRGAIVLVFLLGLTWTFGLLYLNQESVVMAYIFTVLNSLQGLFIFVFHCVQNEKVRKEYRKFIRRHSWLPKCLRCSKTVTGSSGSSGTSGGGVGPGGNGGKEFASHNTSSNPSAPTTDSSGLSPHAASNYLVSGRSWAIVDRQPAVAVPSESSGTEAHIVATLPYARHAFLPSAPNIPKSATATWGHLNKNLMWKNISFKSYSRDSGHGGSEQEDSPRTHNTSTLGHSGRNRDRDRNRIIGSNDGSETMSGGRAATTTATTSVGTGRRAAMPYNHTYTEIVDGRNGGNGMHHQMHAHHGQHVHLPTHRGVGNVGGLTNEDDPVYEEIERGGAGGAVGEIQVSDMSDEDGRRQSDMSRQSSRSYGDHRPLIPYSPANDRNLLHYGQTMSDRVGNTHYDPTEYGPTVERTLNACWEKLRRQQARYELGELPRLPAGYGLPPQQDHTRTVAVLDGHTVVCHLQPQTDMYTGRGMPPPSYSEC; encoded by the exons GTGTAACGACCAACAAAACTGCAGCATCGTTGCATCAACCTCGCAATTCGGTGATCCTTGTCCCAACACGCACAAATATCTTGAGGCACATTATCGTTGTGTCTCTG CGActacaacaacgacgacatcCCGACCGAGTCCTCCGTGGTTCATAACTTCGCAACCTAGCGTTTGGAGCACGGCTAAGCCAACCGTGAGACCTCCCTCGAGGATTACGACACCGGCGATTCAACAGCCACCGCAACCACCACCGGCACCATCTACACCAGCTTTGCCAATAACCACTCCACCAAG TCCAACCTCGACGAGGTCCCTCGACGAATTGGATATTATCAAAGAAGACCAAGATTCTATTCTTCCAGAGAAAGGTGTCGTAGCGAACGGAGCAGCGATTCCTCCTATCGCGCCTGAAACAATGCAGCCAACAACTACATCGACATTTGCTCCATGGAGAACAAGTCGAAGACCAACCG TACCCAGCACTTATTATCCAGAGTCCAGTTCGAACGGGCAATGGTACGATTACGGACGACAGGCCTGTCCACCGGTAATAGCACGAAATCTTTCATGGAACGCTACTCGAGCTGGAGATGTTGCCGTCCAAAGTTGTCCAGGTGGTGCCAATGGACTTGCTCGTTGGAGATGTCTTGCCAAAGGTGATTCTGCGGTCTGGCATCGAGACACTCCAGATTTGAGCGAATGTCGTTCTGTTTGGTTAACGTCCTTGGAAAATAGAGTAACTGATGGTGACGTCATTTTGGGGATCAGTCGAGAACTTTCACAAGTAACGAACAATAGCCGTGGTCTTTATGGTGGTGACATGATGATCACAACCAAGATCATAAAGAATATGGCCGAAAAGATGGCACAAGATATTAGGACCTATCAGGATCCCAATCAAAGAGAAGTCAGCGTTACGGAACTCTTGCAAGGTGTTGTAAGAACAGGCAGTAATCTTTTGAACGAAGCACAGATGGCTTCTTGGAAGGATCTCAGTCATCAGGAACAAATGAGAGTAGCGACCTCTTTGTTAATAGGTCTTGAAGAAAATGCATTTCTATTGGCTGATACTTTAACCCAAGAGAAAACGATCACTCATGATTGTAGGAATATAC TAATGGAAGTCCGCGTTTTGGATACACGCAATATCGGTAATGATCTCGAGGTCTTTCCAAATAATATCTTGGAGGGAAGATGGACAGCATCCACGGCACACGTCGAACTAACCAGAGGTGCTCTTTTGGAAAACAGCGAAGCTGGGATCGTTCGACTAGTCTTCATGGCCTTCAATAGACTCGAAGAAATTCTTCAACCGCAAGCTGAATTGCCGTCCGTCGTTACAAACGATGACTCGCAATCGTTGCCGAAAAGAAACACGACTAGGTTATTGAACAGTAAGATTATTTCTGCTTCATTAGGAAAAGGTCGACATATACAGTTATCGGAACCAGTAAGGATATACTTCAGGCATTTGACATTGGAAAACGTCACCAATCCTACTTGCGTCTTTTGGGATTATATTTTGAG tGGTTGGTCAGAAGAAGGCTGTCAAATAAGAAAGAGTAACGACACGCACACAGTATGCGAGTGCAATCACTTAACAAATTTCGCCGTTCTAATGGACGTTCATGCAGTTAGACTTGACATCGCTCATCAAGTCGCTTTACAAATCATCACATACATAGGCTGCATCATATCTGTCGTCTGTCTGGTGTTAGCGATACTTACCTTTCAATTGTTTCGTGGGCTCAAG TCGGACAGAACGACAATACACAAGAATCTATGCGTCTGCCTGTTAATAGCTGaagttttgtttgtttgtggTATCGGACAAACGAATCAAAGGATCGTCTGTGGTATTGTTGCTGGTTtattacacttttttttcctatgtGCGTTCGCCTGGATGTTCCTCGAAG GATTTCAATTGTATGTTATGCTGATCGAAGTTTTCGAAGCAGAAAAGTCTAGACTACGATGGTATTATCTTGTTGCTTATGGGGCACCGTTACTGGTAGTTGCGATATCCTGTATAATCGATCCATTCAGTTATGGCACCGATCGATACTGTTGGCTTCGAGCGGACAACTACTTCATCTTCAGCTTTGTGGGGCCCGTGATACTCGTAATCTTG GCGAATCTCGTATTCCTGTCGATGGCGATATACATGATGTGCCGACACGCAAATACGACGGTAGCCATGAAGAGTAAAGAACATTCTCGTCTAGCTAGCGCAAG AGCTTGGTTACGCGGCGCCATCGTCCTAGTATTTCTACTAGGATTAACCTGGACTTTTGGACTCCTTTATTTGAATCAAGAATCAGTGGTAATGGCATACATCTTTACTGTACTCAACAGCCTTCAGGGTCTTTTCATCTTTGTATTCCACTGCGTTCAAAACGAAAAG GTAAGAAAGGAGTATAGAAAGTTCATCCGACGTCACTCGTGGCTACCAAAGTGCTTGAGATGTTCGAAGACGGTGACGGGAAGTTCCGGGTCATCCGGTACGAGCGGTGGTGGAGTTGGCCCTGGTGGAAACGGTGGAAAGGAATTTGCCTCGCACAACACATCCTCAAATCCTTCGGCTCCAACAACGGACAGCTCAGGACTATCGCCTCATGCCGCCTCTAAC TACTTGGTATCCGGTCGAAGCTGGGCGATAGTCGATAGGCAGCCGGCAGTCGCTGTGCCAAGTGAATCCTCTGGCACAGAGGCTCACATCGTGGCCACTCTGCCGTACGCCCGTCACGCATTCTTACCCTCAGCTCCTAATATCCCCAAATCTGCCACCGCCACTTGGGGCCACCTTAACAAAAACCTCATGTGGAAG aacatttcttttaaatcgtaCTCCCGGGACTCTGGACACGGTGGATCAGAACAAGAAGATTCACCGAGGACACATAACACTTCAACTTTGGGCCATTCAGGTCGCAATCGAGATCGAGATAGAAACCGCATCATCGGCTCGAACGATGGTAGCGAAACGATGAGCGGTGGAAGGGCAGCAACGACAACAGCAACTACTTCGGTGGGAACTGGACGACGAGCTGCCATGCCATATAATCATACTTACACAGAAATCGTCGATGGTAGAAACGGTGGAAATGGTATGCATCATCAGATGCATGCTCATCACGGCCAGCATGTACATCTTCCAACGCATCGCGGAGTTGGCAACGTTGGTGGTTTAACGAACGAAGATGATCCTGTTTACGAGGAAATTGAACGAGGTGGCGCCGGTGGAGCTGTTGGAGAGATCCAAGTGTCAGACATGTCTGACGAGGATGGTCGACGACAAAGCGACATGAGTAGACAATCTTCGAGAAGCTACGGTGATCATAGGCCATTGATTCCATATTCACCTGCTAACGATCGTAACCTGCTTCATTACGGGCAAACTATGAGCGATCGTGTTGGAAACACTCACTACGATCCAACGGAATATGGTCCAACCGTTGAAAGGACCTTAAATGCCTGCTGGGAGAAACTACGAAGGCAACAAGCGAGGTACGAGCTCGGTGAACTGCCACGACTCCCTGCAGGTTATGGACTACCACCTCAACAGGATCATACGAGAACCGTCGCTGTTCTCGACGGCCATACCGTCGTCTGCCATCTTCAACCCCAAACGGATATGTATACAGGACGCGGAATGCCACCGCCTTCCTACAGCGAGTGTTAG
- the LOC124949209 gene encoding latrophilin Cirl-like isoform X4 produces MECRKGRRKGLLGGLLLAWLLTSGRTVVARNIERYDTAYACEGKTLWIECGEGKLIHLIRANYGRFSITICNEHGNTDWSVNCMSPKTFRVLNNECNDQQNCSIVASTSQFGDPCPNTHKYLEAHYRCVSATTTTTTSRPSPPWFITSQPSVWSTAKPTVRPPSRITTPAIQQPPQPPPAPSTPALPITTPPSPTSTRSLDELDIIKEDQDSILPEKGVVANGAAIPPIAPETMQPTTTSTFAPWRTSRRPTVPSTYYPESSSNGQWYDYGRQACPPVIARNLSWNATRAGDVAVQSCPGGANGLARWRCLAKGDSAVWHRDTPDLSECRSVWLTSLENRVTDGDVILGISRELSQVTNNSRGLYGGDMMITTKIIKNMAEKMAQDIRTYQDPNQREVSVTELLQGVVRTGSNLLNEAQMASWKDLSHQEQMRVATSLLIGLEENAFLLADTLTQEKTITHDCRNILMEVRVLDTRNIGNDLEVFPNNILEGRWTASTAHVELTRGALLENSEAGIVRLVFMAFNRLEEILQPQAELPSVVTNDDSQSLPKRNTTRLLNSKIISASLGKGRHIQLSEPVRIYFRHLTLENVTNPTCVFWDYILSGWSEEGCQIRKSNDTHTVCECNHLTNFAVLMDVHAVRLDIAHQVALQIITYIGCIISVVCLVLAILTFQLFRGLKSDRTTIHKNLCVCLLIAEVLFVCGIGQTNQRIVCGIVAGLLHFFFLCAFAWMFLEGFQLYVMLIEVFEAEKSRLRWYYLVAYGAPLLVVAISCIIDPFSYGTDRYCWLRADNYFIFSFVGPVILVILANLVFLSMAIYMMCRHANTTVAMKSKEHSRLASASGKEENALPNKLQAHLAWLRGAIVLVFLLGLTWTFGLLYLNQESVVMAYIFTVLNSLQGLFIFVFHCVQNEKVRKEYRKFIRRHSWLPKCLRCSKTVTGSSGSSGTSGGGVGPGGNGGKEFASHNTSSNPSAPTTDSSGLSPHAASNNISFKSYSRDSGHGGSEQEDSPRTHNTSTLGHSGRNRDRDRNRIIGSNDGSETMSGGRAATTTATTSVGTGRRAAMPYNHTYTEIVDGRNGGNGMHHQMHAHHGQHVHLPTHRGVGNVGGLTNEDDPVYEEIERGGAGGAVGEIQVSDMSDEDGRRQSDMSRQSSRSYGDHRPLIPYSPANDRNLLHYGQTMSDRVGNTHYDPTEYGPTVERTLNACWEKLRRQQARYELGELPRLPAGYGLPPQQDHTRTVAVLDGHTVVCHLQPQTDMYTGRGMPPPSYSEC; encoded by the exons GTGTAACGACCAACAAAACTGCAGCATCGTTGCATCAACCTCGCAATTCGGTGATCCTTGTCCCAACACGCACAAATATCTTGAGGCACATTATCGTTGTGTCTCTG CGActacaacaacgacgacatcCCGACCGAGTCCTCCGTGGTTCATAACTTCGCAACCTAGCGTTTGGAGCACGGCTAAGCCAACCGTGAGACCTCCCTCGAGGATTACGACACCGGCGATTCAACAGCCACCGCAACCACCACCGGCACCATCTACACCAGCTTTGCCAATAACCACTCCACCAAG TCCAACCTCGACGAGGTCCCTCGACGAATTGGATATTATCAAAGAAGACCAAGATTCTATTCTTCCAGAGAAAGGTGTCGTAGCGAACGGAGCAGCGATTCCTCCTATCGCGCCTGAAACAATGCAGCCAACAACTACATCGACATTTGCTCCATGGAGAACAAGTCGAAGACCAACCG TACCCAGCACTTATTATCCAGAGTCCAGTTCGAACGGGCAATGGTACGATTACGGACGACAGGCCTGTCCACCGGTAATAGCACGAAATCTTTCATGGAACGCTACTCGAGCTGGAGATGTTGCCGTCCAAAGTTGTCCAGGTGGTGCCAATGGACTTGCTCGTTGGAGATGTCTTGCCAAAGGTGATTCTGCGGTCTGGCATCGAGACACTCCAGATTTGAGCGAATGTCGTTCTGTTTGGTTAACGTCCTTGGAAAATAGAGTAACTGATGGTGACGTCATTTTGGGGATCAGTCGAGAACTTTCACAAGTAACGAACAATAGCCGTGGTCTTTATGGTGGTGACATGATGATCACAACCAAGATCATAAAGAATATGGCCGAAAAGATGGCACAAGATATTAGGACCTATCAGGATCCCAATCAAAGAGAAGTCAGCGTTACGGAACTCTTGCAAGGTGTTGTAAGAACAGGCAGTAATCTTTTGAACGAAGCACAGATGGCTTCTTGGAAGGATCTCAGTCATCAGGAACAAATGAGAGTAGCGACCTCTTTGTTAATAGGTCTTGAAGAAAATGCATTTCTATTGGCTGATACTTTAACCCAAGAGAAAACGATCACTCATGATTGTAGGAATATAC TAATGGAAGTCCGCGTTTTGGATACACGCAATATCGGTAATGATCTCGAGGTCTTTCCAAATAATATCTTGGAGGGAAGATGGACAGCATCCACGGCACACGTCGAACTAACCAGAGGTGCTCTTTTGGAAAACAGCGAAGCTGGGATCGTTCGACTAGTCTTCATGGCCTTCAATAGACTCGAAGAAATTCTTCAACCGCAAGCTGAATTGCCGTCCGTCGTTACAAACGATGACTCGCAATCGTTGCCGAAAAGAAACACGACTAGGTTATTGAACAGTAAGATTATTTCTGCTTCATTAGGAAAAGGTCGACATATACAGTTATCGGAACCAGTAAGGATATACTTCAGGCATTTGACATTGGAAAACGTCACCAATCCTACTTGCGTCTTTTGGGATTATATTTTGAG tGGTTGGTCAGAAGAAGGCTGTCAAATAAGAAAGAGTAACGACACGCACACAGTATGCGAGTGCAATCACTTAACAAATTTCGCCGTTCTAATGGACGTTCATGCAGTTAGACTTGACATCGCTCATCAAGTCGCTTTACAAATCATCACATACATAGGCTGCATCATATCTGTCGTCTGTCTGGTGTTAGCGATACTTACCTTTCAATTGTTTCGTGGGCTCAAG TCGGACAGAACGACAATACACAAGAATCTATGCGTCTGCCTGTTAATAGCTGaagttttgtttgtttgtggTATCGGACAAACGAATCAAAGGATCGTCTGTGGTATTGTTGCTGGTTtattacacttttttttcctatgtGCGTTCGCCTGGATGTTCCTCGAAG GATTTCAATTGTATGTTATGCTGATCGAAGTTTTCGAAGCAGAAAAGTCTAGACTACGATGGTATTATCTTGTTGCTTATGGGGCACCGTTACTGGTAGTTGCGATATCCTGTATAATCGATCCATTCAGTTATGGCACCGATCGATACTGTTGGCTTCGAGCGGACAACTACTTCATCTTCAGCTTTGTGGGGCCCGTGATACTCGTAATCTTG GCGAATCTCGTATTCCTGTCGATGGCGATATACATGATGTGCCGACACGCAAATACGACGGTAGCCATGAAGAGTAAAGAACATTCTCGTCTAGCTAGCGCAAG tggaaaggaagagaatgcTCTTCCCAACAAATTGCAAGCGCACTT AGCTTGGTTACGCGGCGCCATCGTCCTAGTATTTCTACTAGGATTAACCTGGACTTTTGGACTCCTTTATTTGAATCAAGAATCAGTGGTAATGGCATACATCTTTACTGTACTCAACAGCCTTCAGGGTCTTTTCATCTTTGTATTCCACTGCGTTCAAAACGAAAAG GTAAGAAAGGAGTATAGAAAGTTCATCCGACGTCACTCGTGGCTACCAAAGTGCTTGAGATGTTCGAAGACGGTGACGGGAAGTTCCGGGTCATCCGGTACGAGCGGTGGTGGAGTTGGCCCTGGTGGAAACGGTGGAAAGGAATTTGCCTCGCACAACACATCCTCAAATCCTTCGGCTCCAACAACGGACAGCTCAGGACTATCGCCTCATGCCGCCTCTAAC aacatttcttttaaatcgtaCTCCCGGGACTCTGGACACGGTGGATCAGAACAAGAAGATTCACCGAGGACACATAACACTTCAACTTTGGGCCATTCAGGTCGCAATCGAGATCGAGATAGAAACCGCATCATCGGCTCGAACGATGGTAGCGAAACGATGAGCGGTGGAAGGGCAGCAACGACAACAGCAACTACTTCGGTGGGAACTGGACGACGAGCTGCCATGCCATATAATCATACTTACACAGAAATCGTCGATGGTAGAAACGGTGGAAATGGTATGCATCATCAGATGCATGCTCATCACGGCCAGCATGTACATCTTCCAACGCATCGCGGAGTTGGCAACGTTGGTGGTTTAACGAACGAAGATGATCCTGTTTACGAGGAAATTGAACGAGGTGGCGCCGGTGGAGCTGTTGGAGAGATCCAAGTGTCAGACATGTCTGACGAGGATGGTCGACGACAAAGCGACATGAGTAGACAATCTTCGAGAAGCTACGGTGATCATAGGCCATTGATTCCATATTCACCTGCTAACGATCGTAACCTGCTTCATTACGGGCAAACTATGAGCGATCGTGTTGGAAACACTCACTACGATCCAACGGAATATGGTCCAACCGTTGAAAGGACCTTAAATGCCTGCTGGGAGAAACTACGAAGGCAACAAGCGAGGTACGAGCTCGGTGAACTGCCACGACTCCCTGCAGGTTATGGACTACCACCTCAACAGGATCATACGAGAACCGTCGCTGTTCTCGACGGCCATACCGTCGTCTGCCATCTTCAACCCCAAACGGATATGTATACAGGACGCGGAATGCCACCGCCTTCCTACAGCGAGTGTTAG